In Clupea harengus chromosome 4, Ch_v2.0.2, whole genome shotgun sequence, the genomic stretch aacgcatagtaagatgacctctgACGTGAGAGACCCACCaagtggttatccctgctgacaaagtgttttgagAACACTAACTTTTTTCTATATACAGTAAACCTTTTGTAATTGTGTTTaattctctctcgtctgctgcagtctgggagtgagcccgggctctctctctgagagtgggcccgtgcctctctctggcctgccaggacttGGGTGAGTctgacaagcttgttgttgttgaataaatatacttatatgcaactccgcaATCCTGAGGGAACTTGAGGGAATTTACACCTAACAACAAccttagacacacatacacacatttacaacacACATGATATAAATACACACTCCGACCTCTGCTGAGCAGCTGCAGGTTGCGTCCCTCCTCCTGCACCTGAAGTTGcagcacctgctggagcagCTCCTGTCTGAGTGTCTCCTGCACCAAGCccatcctctccagcttctcCCCATTCAGCCTCAAGAGAGCACGGCctgggtgagacagacagagagagagagagagagagagagagagagagagagagagatggagttacTTCCTCTCTATAAATAAAACTCTGAAAATGAAGACAGGAAGAGGCCTTTTGAAAGACACACAAGATGTGGTTGTTAACTAATGAAAAGTGATGGTGAGCTACATTAACTACATTCTTGGAGTGTTGTCAGAGCCCCCTGCAGGGCAAAAACACTTGAGGAATTGATCCAAGTCCCTAAATAAATCTTGTATGTGTGCGTAGCCACATGCCGTCTGAGAACAACTACGCCTGAGGCTGGACTGCCCTTCGagtttccctccatcccttctctccctctttctcactctctcactctctctctctctctctctctctcgctctctctctctccctctctctgtctcagataCACTTCTGTGTGCCTTTCAGCACCCCAGTGGTAAGTCTCCAAAAAGTCCCCTCTCCCCTAAGCAGGCCCCAGCATGCCTCTGCCCTTGATGCTTTGTGTCCAATTAGAGGGATGGGGTTGAGTGGAATGCCAGCCGATTCCCCATGGACAGGAGAGGTCTTCAAGGTCTTATATGGGAGAGGTCTTAAGGCAtgtacacactcaaatataaacaaatagacatacacacaaatatacatttgcatgaacacacaaacaaatgcacatatgcaccccttcacacaaacaaacattcttaTATGATGCCCTGATCCCCCACTGTCATGCAAGCAATGTGAATAAacatagaaaaacaaaaattgTAAAATGACTACTTGAGAAACTGATATACATCAATGCAGATATGAAGCAAAGTAGAAAAGACTAAGGGAGCAGAGAGTGTGATTCATATGAATGAACTTAACAGCTTTCATTTACTCTCTCGTCTTCATAACCACTGATCTGTGAAACAATGAATAGATAATAGCCATCAAGCAGAAATCCCACCTATCCCTCagttagatggtgtgtgtagTTCCTAATCATGGCTTTCATCTGGTCTTTCAGAACTCACACACGCGTGACTGTCGAAAGGGTTTTATGATCCCAGCAAGATTTCTGGAACATGTTCTTTCAAACCCTACTTATCTGCTGCCAAGCTGTAGAAACCACCTCAAAGGGATCAACAGATGCATCCACAgatatctcccccctctcttccccctcacattcacactctcttaGCATAAActagtgcatgcacacataaataaacacacatttcaaagacacagacacagacacgcaaagaaatgcacacgcatacacgcagcacgcacgcacgcacgcacgcatgcacgcacgcacgcacacatcccTATGGCTTTCGCAGACTAATTTGGGATTCAGCAAGACACCCAAAAGAACTGGAAGGTCCAGGTTCGTTCAGCAGGGAGACGCACTCTAACCTTAACGCATCAGTCACTGAAGGACAGCATGAGCTCATCTGATTGACCTCAAAGGCAGGTCGCGGCCCCTGTTCTGCATTAAATCTGAGGTTGCTGCATTCATAATTCCAGACGAAGCATTGGGGACAGGCATAATTGATCTGACTTAATGAGTGTGAGATATCACATATATCACATCAATGCATGGTTGATATAGAagataaacataaaaatgatgTTTCTGCAGCCACAATGAAACACTATTGTTTTAACATTGCTACATTAGGTTGTAGCTCACCAATGACAATTATTTTAGTGGCTGCAGATACTGCTCTAATGAGGTTCTGTCACCCTTCTCAGCCTGTCCCATTCTTTGAGAGGTGCTTTTCCAAAAAAGGAAATGTGAAAGTTTGGGTTGAGAGTGAAAGTAGTGCCACGCTCTCTGTCCACCTCCACTCTGTGAGCCAGCTGATCTCACTCATTAGCTATGCCTCCTGGAGCTGAGCTCATTAACGAATCCAGATGGCAGACACATAATGGTGGGGAGGACTTTTTCCTATTTGAATCCACACCAAACACCTCTCCACACTGGAGTTTTTGTGGTTTCTGCGACACCCTCCTTTTTGCCGTTATTATTAAACCATTATCCTTTCCCTAAACCAACTGTTACGATACGTGTTGTTTTTCTAAAGTTGTGCCAATTCTGGATCCTGTTTTATATCCTGTGACTCATGTCTGAGGTTTTCACTGGTGTGGAGCTTTCGTGACCGTGTGCTAGTGAAGTTGCTGGAGCTCTCCCATCCTTGTGCTGACTGAATTTCTAAACCAGTCCAGTTTAGCTTTTCATTCACCGCTTTTATATCTGGAACCTCAACACAAATGCTTAAAGGACTTCACATCCTAAAGGAAACCGAGTCTACGCcaatggtgacggtggtggggAAAACCTCCCTGAACTGCGTTTCCCGAAAGCGTTGTTAACCAACCACCGCGGtaactgtggagagagagagtgttctaaACAATCTCTCCATCATTTAACTACAGTAGTTGTTCAGCGACGCCTTCGGGGAAATGTGCCCCTGCACAGGTGGAAACCCTTATCAGAACCCAGCTCAGGGGAAGCCCAGCTGTATGTGGTAGGTCTGTGGCTTTGACTTTTGCGATGCTCATAACCATATGCTCAAGAAACTGAAAACACGTGTTGTTTGTGGATGCTGACTGAATTACAGTGTATATGCACACAATATAgattttaatctttttgtgttTCATTATGTGGATGTCTAGTTGTAAGAACTAGTATGATTGTCAACCTTTTCATGTTACCATCCAATAAACATATACATTGGAAACTGCCAAGCCTGCAATATTCTGATGAATGACTGGTGGAACATTTCTATTTTGTACTAGTCATGGATAGGAAGGGAACAGCAAAAGTACACAAACTAACTTTGGCATTTTAAAAGGTAAAAGTGTTGAAGGTCAATATGTCCTGGTATTAAAGTGAGTAAAACTGAATTTAAAATTGCTTGAAAAAGACATTAGTTTGACATATAACATCATTAAAACGTCTTTTGAGAAGTTGCGAGCTCCACATATTTTGAGAGGTCCAGTGTGAATTACCTGTTATGGCGTGATGGGAGAAGGCCTCTACATAGGTCAGGTAGTTGTGGGGACAGTGTTTCTTTAACCACCGACACACGTCCTGTTGGGTCCACAGCACCACTGGCCGAGACAGGCTGGGGATGGTGGGACTGGTGTGATATACAGAGTAGTTATCCCCTGTGCGAAgctgagcaagagagagagagagagagagagggagagagagagggagagaaagagagagagggagagaaggagagagagagagagagagagagaggatgcatgAGATGAAACTCTATTAATAAAACCAGTTTGACGTTCTCAAGTTTATTCTCAATGAAGACAGGGGAAGAGGGAAAATCATTTTTAAAGACACAGAGGACCTGGTTGTCAGATAATGAAAGATGACGGTAGGCAAAACTATACCAGTGGcattcacacagagaggcagagaaaaccAGACAGATGAAGAAACAATGATTTTTAAAAGCCTAGACTGAAAACATTGACAAGAGATTTATTACACACTGAACCTTCATTAAATTGATCTTAttaacacacaaccacaacagaCAACATGAGCTGAGTAGCACAGTCTGCAGAGGAGGGGTATACATATGGCGTGCTCTCCCAAGTCATAAATAAAaagtacactcactcactccctggCACTGCAaggacacaaacactctctccctccctctctctgggtctctctctctctctcacgcacacacacacacatgcacaaacacacacacacccatacactccACAGTCACAAAtacgtgcacgtgcacacacacacacacacacacacacacacacacacacacacacacacacacacacacaacaagctcTCTTCTTCTGACTAAATACGCATTGCCCAGTCTGATGACTTTCATGCTGTCTCTCGGCCGTTTGGGAAATAAAGTGTTTTAATAACCATGTTCCGCTTTATGCACAGCCTGTAATTAAGATGGATCATTTATTCTCAAGCGGCCCTCTGATTGGTTGGCAAAGGGACTCGTCCATAATCAACCAAACTGTCGTCGTTAAACGCAGCTCCCTGTTTAAAATGGTTGATATTCCTTGCCATCCTCGCTTTGTCAAAACGGGGTCATTTGCCTCAGTGAAGGATGACCCCTTCAGATGTCAAGCA encodes the following:
- the samd10a gene encoding sterile alpha motif domain-containing protein 10a; translation: MAVDAASSFSFCRPAVEYKALPEDFKYHISRCTGGNLTWHEGRGQKTAGGRAVKLLQQPGTEGLQLRTGDNYSVYHTSPTIPSLSRPVVLWTQQDVCRWLKKHCPHNYLTYVEAFSHHAITGRALLRLNGEKLERMGLVQETLRQELLQQVLQLQVQEEGRNLQLLSRGSFGNLS